A window from Lampris incognitus isolate fLamInc1 chromosome 5, fLamInc1.hap2, whole genome shotgun sequence encodes these proteins:
- the LOC130112205 gene encoding CCN family member 1-like, with protein MGFLIYLVYLPFLTIVHIAEVTCGCPAVCTCPDEPLMCPPGVNAVPDGCGCCKVCAAQLNQDCSPMMPCDHHKGLECNYGNDVTIGQGICRAKLQGRTCEYNSRIYQNGESFRVGCKHQCTCIDGAVGCGPLCENQLPPASPSCPYPRLVRVPGQCCFTVDCHKGIWRLPTKHQPSQHQPHRYPVLYQPGNGLVSSNEILSSRPSGWEDERDYSHVPVWNHLTEQCVVQTTEWSQCSRSCGMGVSSRITNNNPQCKMERETRICTLRPCHGLPGPAKKGKRCSPTHKTRELVRLSHGECLSTRLYRPNYCGVCTDGRCCSPRRTRTVPVTFVCPDGERFQRMAMFIQSCKCSNECSHLNEVALPPQH; from the exons ATGGGGTTTTTGATTTATCTGGTTTATCTTCCTTTTCTGACAATAGTCCACATCGCCGAG GTGACGTGCGGCTGCCCGGCGGTGTGTACGTGTCCTGATGAGCCCCTGATGTGCCCGCCAGGGGTGAATGCCGTGCCAGACGGATGCGGCTGCTGCAAGGTGTGTGCAGCGCAGCTTAACCAAGACTGTAGTCCCATGATGCCTTGTGACCACCACAAGGGTCTGGAGTGCAACTACGGTAACGACGTGACCATTGGCCAGGGCATCTGTCGAG CAAAGTTACAGGGACGCACGTGTGAGTACAACAGCAGAATCTACCAGAATGGGGAGAGTTTCCGTGTCGGCTGCAAGCACCAGTGCACCTGCATCGACGGCGCCGTGGGCTGTGGCCCACTGTGTGAGAACCAGCTGCCGCCGGCGTCCCCGTCCTGCCCGTACCCCCGACTTGTCAGGGTGCCAGGTCAGTGCTGCTTCACTGTGGACTGCCATAAGGGCATCTGGCGCCTGCCAACTAAACACCAg CCAAGCCAGCACCAACCTCACCGCTATCCTGTTCTGTACCAGCCTGGGAATGGACTGGTGTCGAGCAACGAGATTCTAAGCAGCAGACCCAGTGGCTGGGAGGATGAACGTGACTACAGTCATGTACCTG TTTGGAACCATCTGACAGAGCAGTGTGTGGTCCAAACCACGGAATGGTCCCAGTGCTCCCGTAGCTGTGGGATGGGGGTATCTTCACGTATAACCAACAACAACCCCCAGTGCAAGATGGAGAGGGAGACGAGAATATGCACCTTACGGCCATGCCATGGCCTGCCTGGCCCAGCAAAG AAAGGCAAGAGGTGTTCCCCGACCCACAAGACCCGAGAGCTCGTCCGCCTCTCTCACGGCGAATGCCTCAGCACCCGCCTCTACCGGCCCAACTACTGCGGCGTGTGTACGGACGGACGGTGCTGCTCCCCGCGGCGCACGCGCACCGTACCCGTGACCTTCGTGTGCCCGGATGGCGAGCGCTTCCAGAGGATGGCCATGTTCATCCAGTCATGTAAATGCAGCAATGAGTGCAGCCACCTTAACGAGGTGGCCCTCCCTCCACAACACTAG